The stretch of DNA AGTATTTCAAGAGAGTTTAAGCTTTAACCTCCTAACATCGAAACTCGTCATTTTCACTCCCACCTTCTCTTAAGCTTCCGGAATCTCCACTTCACCATCAGCGATCTCTTGCTGCAAATCCTTGGGGTCCTTCCCGTCTACAGTGCACCCGACGGATACACAAGTTCCTAAGATCTCCTTCACGGTGCCAGTCAAGTCCTTGGCCATGGAGCGAGGGCTCATAACCTTAGCAATCTCGATTACATCATCGAGAGATATGTTGCCGTTGTGCTTAATGTTCTTAGTCTTCTTGCGGTCGCGCTCCGGCTCCTTGAGCGCCTTGATGACCAGCGCGGCGGCGGAGGGGACCACCGAGACCTTCGCCTGACGATTCTGGACCGTCAATTTGACGGTGACGCGGAGGCCCTTCCAGTCCTTGGCGGTCTCCTTGGCAATGTCTTCACCGATCTTCTTGGGGGAGAGACCTAGCGGACCGATCTTAGGGGCGAGGGAACTCGCCGCTCCGACTTCGCCGCCGGTGACGCGGACGAAGACCTCGACGACCTGAGTAGGATCGAACTTCGGCGGCATTTTCGCACGGAGAAGAAGGCGGAGAATCTAGCTAGGGTTTTCGTCTGCGGGGCGAGCAGCGAGCTAGTGAAGAAACGAGGTTTGTAGTTAAGCCTTAAGAAAGTAGGGTTTTGGAGTTCTTCAGTATGAAATGTCCGCCTTGCCCTTTATGGGCTCAAGCCTATTCGTTAACCATTTATGATATACGAGGCCCATATATGTTGAGCTTCCACCATTTTTACGGGCCGACGACTATTACCCAAAAGATGTGAGAGGAGAAAAGCccattacatttttcttcttaCAACAACCTAACTTCACTATGGAGATTATGTactaattgatatttttttgttACTCTTTTCTTTTGATTTACATAAATGCTCACGGTTGATATCCATATATGTGCTCTATGTAAAACT from Ipomoea triloba cultivar NCNSP0323 chromosome 7, ASM357664v1 encodes:
- the LOC116025994 gene encoding 60S ribosomal protein L12-like, which codes for MPPKFDPTQVVEVFVRVTGGEVGAASSLAPKIGPLGLSPKKIGEDIAKETAKDWKGLRVTVKLTVQNRQAKVSVVPSAAALVIKALKEPERDRKKTKNIKHNGNISLDDVIEIAKVMSPRSMAKDLTGTVKEILGTCVSVGCTVDGKDPKDLQQEIADGEVEIPEA